A genomic window from Pyxidicoccus trucidator includes:
- a CDS encoding caib/baif family protein gives MVKEKGTRPEPVDPLAEEKAARAVVAVLGKREFLEQFQKLAKSYAQDPGNPGSYACEGCQRCANCMFCKDCDSCFQCTHCTRCELCNNCSHCVECKSCHACAYCLQSEHCTSSAYLVLCRNLQDCNYCFGCVGLAKKDFHILNVPFPRTEYFKVVGRLKKELGLP, from the coding sequence GTGGTGAAGGAGAAAGGCACGCGGCCGGAACCGGTGGACCCGCTCGCGGAGGAGAAGGCCGCGCGCGCGGTGGTGGCCGTGCTGGGCAAGCGGGAGTTCCTGGAGCAGTTCCAGAAGCTGGCCAAGAGCTATGCGCAGGACCCGGGCAACCCCGGCTCCTACGCGTGCGAGGGCTGCCAGCGCTGCGCCAACTGCATGTTCTGCAAGGACTGCGACAGCTGCTTCCAGTGCACCCACTGCACCCGGTGCGAGCTGTGCAACAACTGCTCGCACTGCGTGGAGTGCAAGAGCTGCCACGCGTGCGCCTACTGCCTGCAGAGCGAGCACTGCACCAGCAGCGCGTACCTGGTGCTGTGCCGCAACCTGCAGGACTGCAACTACTGCTTCGGCTGCGTGGGCCTGGCCAAGAAGGACTTCCACATCCTCAACGTCCCCTTCCCGAGGACGGAGTACTTCAAGGTCGTGGGCCGGCTGAAGAAGGAGCTGGGGCTGCCGTAG
- a CDS encoding class I SAM-dependent rRNA methyltransferase produces the protein MPPHAALPVARATPKGAKSLRSGNPWLYRTELAAPPDVKGPGAVVLVVDSQGNPIGQALYARRSPLALRLLTRKGPAEEPVDDAFFRRRLEAALARRAPLSGRDGLRLVHGESDLLPGLFVDRYGAGLTLQTLSEGMDARKESLARMLVELTGATHVVARDDGSGRDFEGLPREARLLHGQGEARFTYHEGENRFDVDLLGDMKTGAFLDQVDNHLRAGELARGEGLDLFSYHGGFALSLARKCTSVLAVEQDAKAAARAKANAEANGRANVTVENANAFDVLKRFDTEGRRFDTVVLDPPGLAKRREGLATALRAYHELNLRALRCLKPDGLLVTCSCSGKLDRAGFEEMVLGAAIDAKRPVQILERRGAGLDHPVLGGLLETEYLKALYVRAL, from the coding sequence ATGCCCCCCCATGCAGCCCTTCCCGTCGCGCGCGCCACCCCCAAGGGCGCGAAGTCCCTTCGCAGCGGCAACCCCTGGCTGTACCGCACCGAGCTGGCCGCCCCGCCCGACGTGAAGGGCCCCGGCGCGGTGGTGCTGGTGGTGGATTCGCAGGGCAATCCCATCGGCCAGGCCCTCTACGCCCGCCGCTCGCCGCTGGCGCTGCGCCTGCTGACGCGCAAGGGGCCCGCCGAGGAGCCGGTGGACGACGCCTTCTTCCGCCGCCGGCTGGAGGCCGCGCTGGCGCGCCGCGCCCCGCTCTCCGGCCGCGACGGCCTGCGGCTGGTGCATGGCGAGTCGGACCTGCTCCCCGGCCTCTTCGTGGACCGCTACGGCGCGGGCCTCACCCTGCAGACGCTCTCCGAGGGCATGGACGCGCGCAAGGAATCCCTGGCGCGCATGCTGGTGGAGCTCACCGGGGCCACCCATGTCGTGGCCCGCGACGACGGCTCCGGCCGTGACTTCGAGGGCCTGCCGCGCGAGGCGCGCCTTCTGCACGGCCAGGGCGAGGCGCGCTTCACCTACCACGAGGGTGAGAACCGCTTCGACGTGGACCTGCTCGGCGACATGAAGACGGGCGCCTTCCTGGACCAGGTGGACAACCACCTGCGCGCCGGCGAGCTGGCGCGCGGCGAGGGGCTGGACCTCTTCAGCTACCACGGCGGCTTCGCCCTCTCGCTCGCGCGCAAGTGCACCTCGGTGCTCGCGGTGGAGCAGGACGCGAAGGCCGCCGCGCGCGCGAAGGCCAACGCCGAGGCCAACGGCCGCGCCAACGTCACCGTGGAGAACGCCAACGCCTTCGACGTGCTGAAGCGCTTCGACACCGAGGGGCGCCGCTTCGACACCGTGGTGCTGGACCCGCCCGGCCTGGCCAAGCGCCGCGAGGGGCTGGCCACCGCGCTGCGCGCCTACCATGAGCTGAACCTGCGCGCCCTGCGCTGCCTCAAGCCGGATGGGCTGCTGGTCACCTGCTCCTGCTCCGGCAAGCTGGACCGCGCTGGCTTCGAGGAGATGGTGCTCGGAGCCGCCATCGACGCGAAGCGGCCGGTGCAGATTCTGGAGCGCCGGGGCGCCGGCCTGGACCACCCGGTGCTGGGGGGCCTGCTGGAGACCGAGTACCTCAAGGCCCTCTACGTGCGGGCCCTGTAG
- a CDS encoding metallopeptidase family protein encodes MSRRGLLALCLLLSSCKRTAPASLTPDAGAPSLSAVGAPAAPGPSAGDAPVMRPGDATHRVQPLAVCRAEGTAPLDAARRYFDEGRFEEALSCAAQAAALDPDLAAAHAERGVALAALGRETEAQMAYARALAIDPGDPDALLGSAHLYAVQLSSTRERDELGALYAERGLSQPNTPPELVPHLALVAAMAFNDLGQSEDALARAAIVLAREPGSMEALYERALALFELCRFAEARTAFASLVGDSERAAHAYQHLGLLLEREGKWKVAQAHFEKARKLAPEDFPAPPLPSEEDFRDEVARAVAALPADMRGDLAGVPVTAEELPADGDLLANQPPLSPTILGLFRGPPLGEPCDGSETPCRSVVLYRRNLARAVRTPEELREQIRVTLLHEIGHLRGEDDEELAARGLE; translated from the coding sequence ATGTCGCGGCGCGGTCTGCTCGCCCTCTGCCTCCTTCTGTCTTCCTGCAAGCGCACCGCTCCGGCCTCGTTGACGCCGGACGCGGGGGCTCCCTCCCTGTCCGCGGTGGGCGCTCCCGCCGCGCCGGGCCCGTCCGCTGGGGACGCTCCCGTCATGAGGCCCGGCGACGCCACCCACCGGGTGCAGCCGCTGGCCGTGTGCCGCGCCGAGGGCACGGCCCCGCTGGACGCGGCCCGTCGCTACTTCGACGAGGGCCGCTTCGAGGAGGCGCTGTCCTGCGCCGCGCAGGCCGCGGCCCTGGACCCGGACCTCGCCGCCGCCCACGCCGAGCGCGGGGTGGCGCTGGCCGCCCTCGGGCGCGAGACGGAGGCGCAGATGGCCTACGCGCGCGCGCTCGCCATCGACCCGGGAGACCCGGACGCGCTGCTGGGCTCGGCCCACCTGTACGCCGTGCAGCTGTCCTCCACGCGCGAGCGGGACGAGCTGGGCGCCCTCTACGCCGAGCGCGGGCTGTCCCAGCCCAACACGCCGCCGGAGCTGGTGCCCCACCTGGCGCTGGTGGCGGCCATGGCCTTCAATGATTTGGGCCAGTCCGAGGACGCCCTGGCCCGCGCCGCCATCGTCCTCGCCCGCGAGCCGGGCAGCATGGAGGCCCTCTACGAGCGCGCCCTGGCCCTCTTCGAGCTGTGCCGCTTCGCGGAGGCCCGGACGGCCTTCGCCTCGCTGGTGGGCGACTCGGAGCGTGCCGCGCACGCGTACCAGCACCTGGGGCTGCTGCTGGAGCGCGAGGGCAAGTGGAAGGTGGCGCAGGCCCACTTCGAGAAGGCCCGGAAGCTGGCGCCGGAGGACTTCCCCGCGCCGCCCCTGCCCTCGGAGGAGGACTTCCGCGACGAGGTGGCCCGCGCCGTGGCCGCGCTGCCCGCCGACATGCGTGGAGACCTGGCCGGCGTGCCCGTCACCGCCGAGGAACTGCCCGCGGACGGAGATTTGCTGGCCAACCAGCCCCCGCTGTCGCCCACGATTCTGGGCCTCTTCCGGGGGCCGCCGCTGGGAGAGCCCTGTGACGGCTCGGAGACGCCGTGCCGCTCCGTGGTGCTCTACCGGCGCAACCTCGCGCGCGCGGTGCGCACCCCCGAGGAGCTGCGCGAGCAGATTCGTGTGACGCTGCTCCACGAAATCGGGCACCTTCGCGGCGAGGACGACGAAGAGCTGGCCGCCCGCGGCCTGGAGTGA
- a CDS encoding DHH family phosphoesterase: protein MNVQVLFHDSCFDGAASAAVFSRFYRERIRPDAAFRYLGLAHKPGAEGIDPAVFTGEENVIVDFRYSQDPRLTWWFDHHVSAFQQPGDEAHFRADSSGRKFHDAHRKSCTKYLADVARERFGWDASPLADLIHWAEIIDGAQFPTPQMAVALEEPALRIMTVLETTKDPALIPEVIRRMQSESLADLAASPLIATPLTPLLERHRGHIDLVRAKARYERGVVFFDLVDEGVDSLNKFIAYALYPDACYTLWVGKGASRAKVSLGSNPWKPELRKHDLAAIAGRFGGGGHPVVAAASFKADQADKARAAYAEILAELSTAG from the coding sequence ATGAACGTCCAGGTCCTCTTCCACGACAGCTGCTTCGACGGCGCCGCCAGCGCGGCGGTGTTCTCCCGCTTCTATCGGGAGCGCATCCGCCCGGACGCGGCCTTCCGGTACCTCGGGCTGGCGCACAAGCCGGGTGCGGAGGGCATCGACCCGGCCGTCTTCACCGGCGAAGAGAACGTCATCGTCGACTTCCGCTACAGCCAGGACCCGCGGCTCACCTGGTGGTTCGACCACCACGTCTCCGCCTTCCAGCAGCCCGGTGACGAGGCGCACTTCCGCGCGGACTCCAGCGGCAGGAAGTTCCACGACGCGCACCGCAAGAGCTGCACGAAGTACCTCGCGGACGTGGCGCGCGAGCGTTTCGGGTGGGACGCCTCGCCCCTGGCGGACCTCATCCACTGGGCGGAAATCATCGACGGCGCCCAGTTCCCCACGCCGCAGATGGCGGTCGCGCTGGAGGAGCCCGCGCTGCGCATCATGACGGTGCTGGAGACCACCAAGGACCCGGCCCTCATCCCCGAGGTCATCCGCCGCATGCAGTCCGAGTCGCTGGCGGACCTCGCCGCCTCGCCCCTCATTGCCACCCCGCTGACCCCGCTGCTGGAGCGCCACCGCGGCCACATCGACCTGGTGCGCGCGAAGGCCCGCTACGAGCGCGGCGTCGTCTTCTTCGACCTGGTGGACGAGGGCGTGGACAGCCTCAACAAGTTCATCGCCTACGCCCTCTACCCGGACGCCTGCTACACCCTGTGGGTGGGGAAGGGCGCCTCGCGCGCCAAGGTGTCGCTCGGCTCCAACCCGTGGAAGCCCGAGCTGCGAAAGCACGACCTGGCGGCCATCGCCGGTCGATTCGGCGGGGGCGGGCACCCCGTCGTCGCCGCCGCCAGCTTCAAGGCGGACCAGGCCGACAAGGCCCGCGCGGCGTACGCGGAAATCCTCGCGGAGCTGTCCACCGCCGGCTGA